One stretch of Methanococcus voltae PS DNA includes these proteins:
- a CDS encoding nitrogenase component 1, which yields MDAGKYFGTFRACYGIKNAIILNHAPVGCNWGTMIYGTSQNLNDLRMSSSIMHEQEIVFGGENTLKETLISMDTNYDTVKNPLLVLLVGDIPSIIGDDVSGIVDDVEIEKDYVIINAEAFKGDAEKGYEDGLLRLYSLISKNFDKKTNVEKDTNINSINLIGVSIDDYKIEADLKEIKRILKEFNIDINCVISNCTYSEFLNTPNADLNVVMGQGFEFAKIMQKEHNIDYVSVNYPYGIEGTKKFVKSIISKLENNIYKDEEAFELKYNSLVDYEPYKRASVYMNGLYSVPVSIIGDFKAESMAEFLSQELGMDIEVVAHFGEDYKTDVLSSYTTMIFGSSFEKGLSNDLDIPLIRYTYPVFDNVSLSDNIPYAGINGALCLVEDILNSALSRCGKFKYNI from the coding sequence ATGGACGCAGGTAAATATTTTGGAACTTTTAGGGCGTGTTATGGTATTAAAAATGCTATAATATTAAATCACGCCCCTGTAGGCTGTAATTGGGGCACTATGATATATGGAACTTCCCAGAATCTAAATGATTTGAGAATGTCCTCTAGCATAATGCACGAACAAGAAATCGTTTTTGGCGGGGAAAATACTTTAAAAGAGACCTTAATTTCAATGGATACCAATTATGATACAGTTAAAAACCCCTTATTGGTATTACTAGTAGGAGATATTCCTTCTATAATCGGAGATGATGTATCGGGAATTGTAGACGATGTAGAGATTGAAAAAGATTATGTCATAATAAATGCGGAAGCTTTTAAAGGTGATGCTGAAAAAGGGTATGAAGACGGACTTTTAAGGTTATATTCCTTAATTTCGAAGAATTTTGATAAAAAAACCAATGTTGAAAAAGATACGAATATCAATTCTATAAATTTAATTGGTGTTTCTATCGATGATTACAAAATTGAAGCTGATTTAAAAGAAATTAAACGAATTTTAAAAGAATTTAACATCGATATCAATTGTGTAATTTCAAATTGCACCTATTCAGAATTTTTAAATACCCCTAATGCAGATTTAAACGTCGTTATGGGTCAAGGCTTTGAATTTGCCAAAATTATGCAAAAAGAACACAATATAGATTATGTTTCGGTAAATTATCCGTATGGGATTGAGGGGACTAAAAAATTTGTAAAATCAATAATTTCTAAATTGGAAAATAACATATATAAAGATGAAGAAGCTTTTGAATTAAAATACAATAGTCTTGTAGATTACGAACCGTACAAAAGGGCTTCAGTATATATGAATGGTCTTTATTCAGTGCCTGTATCAATCATAGGTGATTTTAAAGCTGAATCAATGGCAGAATTTTTAAGTCAAGAATTGGGTATGGATATTGAAGTAGTAGCCCATTTTGGTGAAGATTATAAAACAGACGTTTTATCCTCTTATACTACAATGATTTTCGGTAGTAGCTTTGAAAAAGGGCTCTCTAACGACTTAGACATACCCCTTATAAGATATACGTACCCCGTATTCGACAATGTATCACTATCAGACAATATACCTTACGCAGGTATAAACGGAGCATTATGTCTCGTAGAAGATATTTTAAACTCTGCTTTAAGTAGATGTGGTAAATTTAAATATAATATTTAA
- a CDS encoding ABC transporter substrate-binding protein, with amino-acid sequence MISLNINLKAKIGLLMLFVLMVIPSTFASGNYDYRLGDVNQDGKISVSDVVYLFNNRNLDIEDADVNADNKISVSDVVYLFNYYDDMSNSITHSLNMNLKYYDASGYEVNPYNGESYEYKILTDSTGKKILLKHTDQVDPTGDNWGSKYDISVDIPLTKVLVMSSTQIALMNPLNNDGSVFNSIKGISYGGGYTWYYPEIESGLTSGTIVDLGSSGAPTEDKIVALSDSQLSFVYPDPWSNNAFSTACDKAGVLPVSDAEYLEQTFLGRCEWVKMFAAFYDKENLASKYFNEEEKKALNVKRITQTADTTPLVAWGSSSSWGTYVPKSQSYIVKGLVQDCNTQYTFLDQTGTGSASIEYETFFDRNKNADIWVISSSLGYIGDFKTQYTGYAEYKSYQNGKIFCFSDDFYQTGLEKTSKVLEDMAIITHPELYPGKTTKYLLHFDPEAGTATPYTA; translated from the coding sequence GTGATTAGTTTGAATATAAATTTAAAAGCTAAAATTGGGCTTTTAATGTTATTCGTGCTTATGGTAATTCCTTCTACTTTTGCTAGTGGCAATTACGATTACAGGCTCGGAGACGTTAACCAAGATGGTAAAATATCTGTTTCAGACGTTGTTTATTTGTTTAATAACAGAAACTTAGACATAGAAGATGCGGATGTTAACGCAGATAATAAAATATCTGTTTCAGACGTTGTTTATTTGTTTAACTATTATGACGATATGAGTAATTCAATAACTCATTCATTAAACATGAATTTAAAATATTACGATGCTAGTGGCTACGAAGTAAATCCATACAATGGAGAAAGCTACGAATACAAAATATTAACCGATTCAACCGGTAAAAAGATATTATTAAAGCATACTGACCAAGTTGACCCTACGGGTGACAACTGGGGCTCAAAATACGATATAAGCGTTGACATACCATTAACCAAGGTATTAGTAATGAGTTCAACACAGATAGCTTTAATGAATCCTTTAAATAACGATGGAAGCGTTTTCAACTCAATCAAGGGTATAAGCTACGGTGGAGGGTACACTTGGTACTACCCAGAAATTGAATCCGGGCTTACTAGTGGTACTATAGTAGATTTGGGTTCTTCAGGTGCACCTACAGAAGATAAGATAGTTGCCTTAAGTGACTCACAATTATCATTTGTATATCCTGACCCTTGGAGTAATAACGCATTTTCAACAGCTTGTGATAAAGCGGGTGTTTTACCTGTTTCAGACGCAGAATACCTTGAACAAACATTCTTGGGTAGATGCGAATGGGTAAAAATGTTCGCGGCATTCTACGATAAAGAAAATTTAGCTTCAAAATACTTTAACGAGGAAGAGAAAAAAGCATTGAACGTTAAAAGAATTACACAAACCGCAGATACTACACCTTTAGTAGCTTGGGGTAGCTCATCATCCTGGGGTACATACGTTCCTAAATCACAAAGTTATATCGTAAAAGGTCTTGTACAAGACTGTAACACACAATATACATTCTTAGACCAAACTGGCACTGGTAGTGCAAGTATCGAATACGAAACATTCTTTGATAGAAATAAAAATGCGGATATTTGGGTGATTTCGTCATCACTTGGTTATATAGGTGACTTTAAAACACAATATACAGGATATGCAGAATACAAATCATATCAAAACGGTAAGATATTCTGTTTCTCAGATGACTTCTATCAAACTGGTTTAGAAAAAACTTCAAAAGTTCTTGAAGATATGGCAATAATTACACATCCAGAGCTTTATCCTGGTAAAACAACTAAATACTTATTACACTTTGACCCTGAAGCAGGTACTGCAACACCTTACACGGCATAA
- a CDS encoding FecCD family ABC transporter permease, which yields MDEENNLKKLYGKKSYKYLVLLFLVIICIVLFIISIYYGGNAESVSVGDITQAIIHQTTGEVYKDVIVKEIRFPKVFGAILVGMALAGSGLMLQVLFRNLLASPYTTGISSGVLLMVSLVLFVNSFSEFFKAFVGYETLIAGWIGGLLSTLILIAIAHKSSESNSIIVISLLASYMFSGLTSYLISNAPVDSVKQYYGFSMGEVSKLTLDSLYPMTFAIIVFIILAIYLVKPLNALLFGENYAKSFGANIKQIRVKILLTTSFVVGLIIPLVGLMAFVGISGPYLARPIIKTSDNRYLLPASMLVGAILMLVCYLISLKYYVPIAMLTNTNSLTILPIGAVLDIIGGIVVLYLIIKGEKKIIIQ from the coding sequence ATGGATGAAGAAAATAATTTAAAAAAATTATATGGGAAAAAATCTTATAAATATCTGGTATTGTTATTTTTAGTAATAATCTGTATCGTATTGTTTATAATATCTATTTATTACGGGGGAAATGCGGAATCCGTATCTGTGGGCGATATTACTCAGGCAATAATCCATCAAACGACCGGTGAGGTCTACAAAGATGTAATTGTAAAAGAAATAAGGTTTCCCAAAGTATTTGGTGCCATATTGGTAGGTATGGCATTAGCAGGTAGTGGGTTAATGTTGCAAGTATTGTTTAGAAACTTACTAGCTTCCCCATATACCACTGGAATATCAAGCGGAGTTTTGCTAATGGTTTCATTGGTACTTTTCGTAAATTCATTTTCGGAATTTTTTAAGGCTTTTGTAGGCTACGAAACACTAATAGCGGGTTGGATTGGCGGTTTACTTTCTACCCTAATTTTAATAGCAATAGCCCATAAGTCGAGTGAATCAAATAGTATAATTGTAATATCGTTACTTGCAAGTTACATGTTTTCCGGTTTAACTTCTTATTTAATCAGCAACGCTCCTGTAGACTCTGTTAAACAATATTATGGGTTTTCAATGGGTGAAGTATCCAAATTAACATTAGATAGTTTATATCCGATGACTTTTGCAATAATAGTGTTTATAATATTGGCAATCTATCTTGTAAAGCCACTTAATGCGTTATTATTTGGTGAAAACTACGCAAAAAGCTTTGGAGCAAATATCAAGCAAATTAGGGTTAAAATTTTATTAACTACTTCGTTTGTAGTTGGGCTAATAATTCCTTTAGTTGGGCTAATGGCTTTTGTGGGCATTTCTGGACCTTATTTAGCAAGACCAATTATAAAAACATCGGATAATCGGTATTTATTACCTGCTAGTATGTTGGTTGGTGCAATTTTGATGTTAGTGTGCTACTTGATATCTTTAAAGTATTATGTACCTATAGCAATGCTTACAAATACCAATTCTTTGACTATATTACCAATAGGTGCCGTATTGGATATTATAGGGGGTATTGTAGTATTATACCTGATTATTAAAGGGGAGAAAAAAATAATAATTCAATAA
- a CDS encoding nitrogenase component 1, protein MKKDNLNDETTKNRIKKDILSYTLRDHLFNGIRQHSNWQYHKYGINCKLSGALNTAVELENSKVIVHGCSHCAFNQRLSPRTMYDPAYDVECTNMTEKDVIYGGEEKLRAKIIEVYEKYHPKIITVLPSCIPGLIMDDITGVIATLNDEDILKDCKLVYVSSEGFSHRAKNAFERVMKDYTKAWKNPKDVPNYEIRGCGKQEALYSFFKQLYTLKEYNNDKNNDKFDSSKVVNIESIGLQGFVNKLEVENISKILKRASIDVNLIPANLEHCKNASSADLNVVMGNIRWAERMKQEFGIKYVKKWFYHYGIEGTEQFFNEIFEEIGLEEEELINAKQIVKEEKEKAVDKLKDYSEFLGKYKYAVYTSGFFTTPYILKIYLEDYGLPIKYVLLDTKSLKNLNISDETIDETVESIQKLFDEWNYDIKIVLNPEIEELNDVAENVDYILGDRHLPYIENIPIINLHLVSSFLYRSSFDLLTEFSKYMVRKIKIKQNSKYQVDNSKLIISNFDYDKVHYPLLDEEVPRNSMKIWREIWAIKSE, encoded by the coding sequence ATGAAAAAAGATAATTTAAACGACGAAACTACAAAAAATAGAATCAAAAAAGATATTTTAAGCTATACACTTAGAGACCATCTTTTTAATGGTATTAGGCAGCATTCAAACTGGCAATATCACAAATATGGGATAAACTGCAAACTTTCGGGTGCCTTGAATACTGCCGTAGAACTTGAAAATTCGAAGGTAATAGTTCACGGATGCTCACATTGTGCTTTTAATCAGCGTTTGTCGCCTAGAACAATGTATGACCCAGCTTACGACGTCGAATGTACAAATATGACTGAAAAAGATGTAATTTATGGCGGGGAAGAAAAATTAAGAGCCAAAATAATCGAAGTTTATGAAAAATACCATCCAAAAATAATAACTGTTTTACCATCTTGTATACCAGGTTTAATAATGGATGACATAACAGGAGTTATTGCGACATTAAACGATGAAGATATATTAAAAGATTGTAAATTAGTGTATGTATCTTCTGAAGGCTTTTCGCACCGTGCAAAGAACGCCTTCGAACGAGTTATGAAAGATTATACAAAAGCATGGAAAAATCCAAAAGATGTGCCAAATTATGAAATAAGAGGCTGTGGAAAACAAGAAGCGCTATATTCATTTTTTAAACAGCTTTATACGTTAAAAGAGTATAATAACGATAAAAATAACGATAAATTTGATAGCTCTAAAGTTGTTAATATAGAATCTATAGGTTTACAAGGCTTTGTAAATAAATTAGAAGTTGAAAATATTTCTAAAATTTTGAAAAGAGCGTCAATTGATGTAAATTTAATACCTGCAAACCTAGAACATTGTAAAAATGCAAGTAGTGCAGATTTAAACGTCGTTATGGGTAATATACGATGGGCAGAACGTATGAAACAGGAATTTGGAATAAAATACGTTAAAAAATGGTTCTACCACTATGGAATTGAAGGGACGGAGCAATTTTTTAACGAAATTTTTGAAGAAATAGGTTTGGAAGAAGAAGAGTTAATCAACGCAAAACAAATTGTTAAAGAAGAAAAAGAAAAAGCAGTTGATAAATTAAAAGATTACTCTGAATTCTTAGGTAAATATAAATATGCAGTATATACTTCCGGATTCTTTACAACCCCCTATATTTTAAAGATATACTTAGAAGATTATGGTTTACCGATTAAATACGTATTATTAGACACTAAATCACTTAAAAATTTAAATATATCTGATGAAACAATTGACGAAACTGTTGAAAGTATTCAAAAATTGTTTGATGAATGGAATTACGATATAAAAATCGTATTAAATCCAGAAATAGAAGAATTGAACGACGTTGCTGAAAATGTGGATTATATATTGGGAGATAGACATTTACCCTATATTGAAAATATACCAATAATTAACTTACACCTTGTTTCGTCATTCCTTTATCGTTCAAGTTTTGATTTATTAACGGAGTTTTCAAAATATATGGTTCGTAAAATTAAAATTAAACAAAACTCTAAATACCAAGTTGACAATTCAAAATTGATAATTTCCAATTTTGATTATGATAAAGTTCATTATCCACTTTTAGATGAAGAAGTGCCCCGTAATTCTATGAAGATATGGAGGGAAATTTGGGCAATAAAATCAGAGTAA
- a CDS encoding adenosylcobinamide amidohydrolase: MHYQNITDDSVKIEELFKKDDWVAKRFKHTVEIKDESEITKTLVVEFANPRKVLSTTDGMVTVDYVGNNSIPVPFWDKVHSYKDYRKQIFEKIEISKEEIALLATGANMDNLSIHYEEFDEFYVVALSTAGALGNAIRLGDEKADYIEKDFETYCISEDGTITKKEKVGTVNIIVITNADLTEGAMAKAIISITEAKTNVFLDLGVPSTKHPELQSTGTGTDSVIVVGGNGPKVGYTGGHTKIGEMIAKCVKRSVREAMILQDELNYDFEE; encoded by the coding sequence ATGCATTATCAAAACATAACTGATGACAGCGTAAAAATCGAAGAATTATTTAAAAAAGACGATTGGGTGGCTAAAAGGTTTAAACACACTGTTGAAATTAAAGACGAAAGTGAAATAACGAAAACATTGGTTGTAGAATTTGCAAACCCTAGAAAAGTTCTTTCAACGACCGATGGAATGGTTACTGTGGATTACGTAGGTAATAACTCAATCCCGGTACCATTCTGGGATAAAGTGCATTCTTACAAAGATTATAGGAAACAAATATTTGAAAAAATTGAAATATCTAAAGAAGAGATAGCACTTTTAGCAACGGGAGCAAATATGGATAATTTATCCATACATTATGAAGAATTTGATGAATTCTATGTCGTTGCCCTATCTACGGCTGGAGCTTTAGGTAATGCTATAAGATTAGGGGACGAAAAAGCAGATTATATCGAAAAAGATTTTGAAACATATTGTATAAGTGAAGACGGTACCATTACTAAAAAAGAAAAAGTTGGTACTGTAAATATAATCGTGATTACAAACGCAGATTTGACCGAAGGAGCTATGGCAAAAGCTATTATTTCAATTACGGAAGCTAAAACTAATGTATTCTTAGATTTAGGTGTGCCTAGTACAAAACACCCTGAATTACAATCAACCGGTACAGGTACCGATAGCGTAATTGTAGTTGGTGGAAATGGTCCAAAAGTTGGATATACTGGAGGGCATACCAAAATCGGTGAAATGATAGCAAAATGTGTAAAAAGAAGTGTAAGGGAAGCTATGATACTTCAAGATGAATTAAATTATGATTTTGAAGAATAA
- a CDS encoding FecCD family ABC transporter permease, with protein MKKFTKLCILLSFILFFVVLLSLMLGTLPISISDILNYLLNGTTGTRTIDLLLVKMRATRTAGALLAGMGISLAGILMQSYFRNPLADPYLMGASSGATLGVVMYGILTLSLTSTLGTSSFSMVLFAYLGTLVVMSLVTAIAKITRQVSTLLISGIMVSALASGFTTILIYTGDILGGDGEKLHGIISWGMGAVNNLYWHQIGVMALLIIPFMIFSILALSKDMDANVLGDNYATSIGINLKTFKRKLLLISSILTATVVAFTGPIAFIGMFCPIIARMINKSAKHNELIPLSILLGPIFLIIADILTRPGVFLSANANALPLLCPLSIMGAPIAIYMYTKSKNFTM; from the coding sequence TTGAAAAAATTTACAAAATTATGTATTTTACTTAGTTTCATATTGTTTTTTGTTGTTTTGTTAAGTCTTATGCTTGGTACACTACCCATCTCTATTTCAGACATCTTGAACTACCTTTTAAATGGCACTACTGGAACTAGGACTATTGATTTATTACTTGTCAAAATGAGAGCTACTAGGACAGCAGGTGCTTTATTAGCAGGTATGGGCATTTCATTAGCTGGAATACTAATGCAGAGTTATTTTAGAAACCCGTTAGCAGACCCTTATCTAATGGGAGCTTCTAGTGGTGCAACATTAGGTGTTGTGATGTATGGAATTTTAACGTTGTCTTTAACCTCTACATTGGGCACATCTTCTTTTAGTATGGTTTTATTCGCCTATCTGGGCACACTAGTGGTAATGTCATTAGTTACAGCCATTGCTAAAATAACAAGGCAAGTTTCAACCCTTTTAATATCTGGAATAATGGTAAGTGCTTTAGCGTCTGGATTTACGACTATTTTAATATATACGGGTGATATCTTAGGCGGAGATGGTGAAAAACTACACGGAATTATTAGTTGGGGCATGGGAGCCGTTAATAACCTATATTGGCACCAAATAGGTGTTATGGCACTTTTAATAATACCTTTTATGATATTTTCAATATTGGCACTCTCCAAAGATATGGACGCAAATGTTTTGGGCGATAATTACGCAACTAGTATTGGAATAAATCTTAAAACATTTAAAAGAAAGTTATTATTAATATCATCCATATTAACCGCTACAGTAGTAGCTTTTACGGGACCTATTGCATTTATAGGTATGTTTTGTCCAATAATAGCTAGAATGATTAATAAATCAGCGAAGCATAACGAATTAATTCCTTTATCCATCCTGTTGGGTCCAATATTTTTAATAATTGCTGATATTTTAACACGCCCGGGTGTTTTTTTATCGGCAAATGCAAATGCTTTGCCACTACTGTGCCCATTATCGATTATGGGCGCCCCTATTGCAATATATATGTATACAAAATCTAAAAATTTCACAATGTAG